In Cloacibacterium caeni, a single window of DNA contains:
- a CDS encoding SusD/RagB family nutrient-binding outer membrane lipoprotein: protein MKKILLILSTLALVACKLDDNIDPNLPRTEDLSPTDLITAAETTSYAAQTGSMLQLSNIWTNTWAGNYYYYAAPMTREYQMDVTSTFYNGIWNSNYLAMANLSQIITSSKAVDYPNHAAIAKVLLANSMQYIVDFYGDAPYTEAFKQQDLLTPKYDKGEDIYHDLVVKLNEAIATLSSHSGEEVSSSKDVIFGGDVDEWVKFAKTIKLRILLRQSKVTDATIKTFVDAQLATLAGETFVDSDVTIQPGYNTGTQAGMNPLYSNYGYYLYDGSRNNSGNRYIMISDHFAKLLRGDSTKPTSGVADPRRTKMYRAVSSTVKGIEQGSVKPANTAEAQYSRLGWIYDRTAVGDMSGASSKGYLMTASESELLQAEAAVLYPQYFTDAQGHYNQAVEDSFTFYGISGASTYLASLDSKSVGWTGAPNKIAAIQYQRLVCLNLTRPVETYINYLKTGYPDTPLALTATHANKPYRLVYPQSEYVGNSANVPNVTTNDVFVKNNFTPFWNRN from the coding sequence ATGAAAAAAATATTATTAATACTATCAACACTTGCATTGGTTGCATGTAAGCTAGACGACAATATCGATCCAAATCTTCCAAGGACTGAAGACTTATCACCTACAGATTTAATAACAGCTGCAGAAACAACTTCTTATGCTGCGCAAACAGGATCGATGTTACAATTGTCTAATATTTGGACAAATACTTGGGCAGGTAATTATTATTATTACGCAGCACCAATGACAAGAGAATATCAAATGGATGTTACTTCTACATTTTATAATGGGATATGGAATAGTAATTATCTAGCAATGGCTAACTTATCGCAGATTATAACATCTAGTAAAGCTGTGGATTATCCAAATCATGCTGCAATTGCGAAAGTTTTATTAGCAAATTCTATGCAATATATTGTGGATTTTTATGGTGATGCACCATATACTGAAGCTTTTAAACAGCAAGATTTATTAACACCTAAATATGATAAAGGAGAAGATATTTATCATGATTTGGTTGTTAAATTGAATGAAGCTATAGCTACATTGAGTTCTCATTCGGGGGAAGAAGTTTCTTCATCAAAAGATGTTATCTTCGGTGGAGATGTAGATGAATGGGTTAAATTTGCTAAGACGATTAAGTTAAGAATCTTATTACGTCAATCAAAAGTTACAGATGCAACCATTAAAACATTTGTAGATGCTCAGTTGGCTACATTAGCAGGAGAGACTTTTGTAGATTCAGATGTGACAATACAGCCGGGTTATAATACAGGCACACAGGCAGGAATGAATCCTTTGTATAGTAATTATGGTTATTATTTGTATGATGGTTCTAGAAATAATTCTGGTAATAGATATATCATGATTTCAGATCATTTTGCTAAATTATTAAGAGGTGATTCTACTAAGCCAACATCAGGGGTGGCAGATCCTAGAAGAACAAAAATGTATAGAGCTGTAAGTAGTACTGTAAAAGGTATAGAACAAGGTTCTGTAAAGCCAGCTAATACAGCAGAAGCACAATATTCAAGATTGGGCTGGATTTATGATCGAACGGCTGTTGGAGATATGTCAGGAGCTTCTAGTAAAGGTTATTTAATGACCGCTTCTGAAAGTGAATTGCTTCAAGCTGAAGCAGCAGTACTTTATCCTCAGTATTTTACAGATGCTCAAGGACATTATAATCAAGCAGTAGAAGATTCATTCACTTTTTATGGTATTTCAGGCGCTTCAACATACTTGGCAAGTTTAGATTCTAAATCTGTGGGTTGGACAGGTGCTCCAAATAAAATTGCAGCAATACAATATCAGAGATTGGTATGTCTAAATCTTACTAGACCTGTTGAAACATATATTAATTATTTAAAAACTGGTTATCCGGATACGCCTCTTGCTTTAACGGCAACTCATGCTAATAAACCATATAGATTGGTGTATCCTCAATCTGAATATGTAGGTAACTCTGCTAATGTTCCAAATGTAACCACTAATGATGTTTTTGTTAAAAATAACTTTACACCATTTTGGAATAGAAATTAA
- a CDS encoding SusC/RagA family TonB-linked outer membrane protein, with protein MKKLTKSVLAVVLTASFTVSYAQKSKMKVDTAGTREIGEVIVTGALGIKKKVDAQTSAQQVVSSEQITQAANPNALSSLTGKVSGVQITQTNVGVNDTYSILIRGTRSITGSNEALVVIDNVVSSARVLQQLPPEVIESVNIIKGGAGAALYGSQGVNGVVVVTTKRGAKSKRMSVSYTGAVDFETVAFMPDRQTEYGQGWDGNKINVENGAWGPSFSDPAYANKILPYGIPLYDFNGNGHIDYNPNDFTPAGDEGGSVQSPFASFGKKQVKDFFKTGSIFQNTVTVNAGDGDGYVLLSLGNVDRGFMVQDDELKRTTALFKAGMKVNKWRFETILNYSRQQTSTTDQDIYRQLLQSSTDIPITAWKNYPETAYAWNVYYNNPYWYIKHDRHNRLSNYFNVIASAEFELNKHINFAYRANVQYTGQENDNHGDGWQPVILDATAVTSYYNKYKQNNFTYYGDFLANFDYDLFTDLNSKLTLGHNYQETRLDNAQAGGTGIIIPGIYQVWNLTNPSLPYSLDNNKYYKNMHSFFGSLDLAYKNYLYLNATARYEKSSVLPVNNRDYFYPSVGLSFIPTKAFESLTNNGVLNYLKVAASISKTGNSSAIGYYDAYSRASLGSGFPYSVSGPTGGSLSFVIDTAPTSNAIKPEFTTKKEINLLFGLFKDRITFDGAIYREDTDDLITRVTTSNATGLSTSLMNIGKLKGTGIEANLNFTPIKNQDLRWDVGVSYTQNKTIVTKLTDDSKSVRLAGNSFLGVYADEGQELSVIKGIAYERDQEGHIIVDATTGLPNITSTQEVMGRTTPKYILGFTTNLSYKGFKLGVVMDYRTGHKFYSGALQGFTFNGLNVASAGFDRSQPYIVPNSVYWDGAKYVQNTSIAIYQSNLTAGTTDPQTALQNYFGGSRYNTVADNFVLDATAFKVREISLSYTFPDSLTGSKIKNLTIGVHARNPFYKFADENKGYGDPETAFDPRYRGISNAGQYPNLKTFGGSVSLTF; from the coding sequence ATGAAGAAACTAACAAAAAGCGTTTTAGCTGTTGTTCTTACTGCTTCTTTTACTGTGTCGTATGCACAAAAAAGTAAAATGAAGGTAGATACAGCTGGGACTAGAGAGATTGGTGAGGTAATTGTTACCGGCGCACTTGGTATTAAAAAGAAAGTGGACGCACAAACTTCAGCACAACAAGTAGTAAGCTCTGAGCAAATTACCCAGGCTGCTAACCCTAATGCGTTAAGTTCATTAACAGGTAAGGTTTCAGGGGTTCAGATTACCCAAACTAACGTTGGCGTTAATGATACTTATAGTATTTTAATTAGAGGTACTAGATCTATTACTGGATCTAATGAAGCATTAGTTGTTATAGACAATGTCGTTTCTAGTGCAAGAGTTTTGCAGCAGCTTCCTCCAGAAGTAATAGAATCTGTAAACATTATTAAAGGTGGTGCAGGTGCAGCTCTTTATGGTTCTCAAGGAGTTAATGGGGTTGTTGTGGTTACAACAAAGAGAGGCGCAAAATCAAAAAGAATGTCCGTTTCTTATACTGGAGCAGTAGATTTTGAAACTGTTGCATTTATGCCAGATAGACAGACAGAATATGGACAAGGTTGGGATGGAAATAAAATCAATGTTGAAAATGGAGCTTGGGGGCCTTCTTTTAGCGATCCAGCTTATGCAAACAAAATTTTACCTTATGGTATTCCTTTGTATGATTTTAACGGAAATGGACATATTGACTATAATCCAAATGATTTTACTCCAGCCGGAGATGAAGGAGGGTCTGTTCAATCACCGTTTGCTTCTTTTGGTAAAAAACAAGTAAAAGATTTTTTTAAAACAGGATCTATCTTCCAAAATACAGTTACCGTAAATGCTGGTGATGGTGATGGATATGTATTGTTATCTTTAGGAAATGTGGATAGAGGCTTTATGGTTCAAGATGATGAATTGAAAAGAACTACTGCGTTGTTTAAAGCTGGTATGAAAGTGAATAAATGGAGATTTGAAACAATTTTGAATTATTCAAGACAGCAAACTTCAACCACTGATCAGGATATATATCGTCAATTACTTCAAAGTTCTACTGATATTCCTATTACAGCTTGGAAAAATTATCCTGAAACAGCCTATGCATGGAATGTTTATTATAACAACCCATATTGGTATATTAAACATGATAGACACAATAGATTGTCTAATTATTTTAATGTAATTGCTAGTGCTGAATTTGAGTTGAATAAACATATTAATTTTGCTTATAGAGCCAATGTTCAATATACAGGACAAGAGAATGATAATCATGGAGATGGGTGGCAGCCAGTAATTTTAGATGCAACAGCGGTTACATCATATTATAATAAGTATAAACAAAATAATTTCACTTATTATGGTGATTTTTTAGCTAATTTTGATTATGACTTATTTACTGATTTGAATTCTAAATTAACATTAGGGCATAACTATCAAGAAACAAGATTAGATAATGCGCAAGCTGGAGGTACTGGGATTATTATACCAGGAATATATCAGGTATGGAATTTAACAAATCCTTCTTTGCCGTACAGTTTAGATAATAATAAGTATTATAAAAATATGCATTCTTTCTTTGGAAGTTTAGATTTAGCATATAAAAATTATCTTTATTTAAATGCTACCGCTAGATATGAAAAATCTTCAGTTTTACCAGTAAATAATAGAGATTATTTTTATCCGTCTGTTGGGTTGTCATTTATTCCTACTAAAGCTTTTGAAAGTTTAACCAATAATGGAGTATTAAATTATTTAAAAGTAGCAGCTTCAATAAGTAAAACGGGAAACTCTAGTGCAATAGGTTATTATGATGCATACAGTAGAGCTTCTTTAGGAAGTGGGTTTCCTTACAGTGTTTCTGGACCAACAGGAGGTTCTTTAAGTTTTGTGATTGATACTGCGCCTACTTCTAATGCAATTAAACCAGAATTCACGACCAAGAAAGAAATTAACTTATTATTTGGTCTATTTAAAGATAGAATTACTTTTGATGGAGCCATCTACAGAGAGGATACGGATGATTTAATTACAAGGGTAACAACAAGTAATGCAACGGGACTTAGTACAAGTCTTATGAATATTGGTAAGCTTAAAGGTACTGGGATTGAGGCGAATTTGAATTTTACACCTATTAAAAATCAAGATTTAAGATGGGATGTTGGTGTTTCTTATACACAAAATAAAACAATTGTTACAAAATTAACTGATGATTCTAAATCTGTTCGCTTGGCAGGAAACAGTTTTTTAGGAGTTTATGCTGATGAAGGACAAGAACTTTCTGTAATTAAAGGTATTGCGTATGAAAGGGATCAAGAAGGACATATCATTGTAGATGCTACAACAGGTTTACCAAACATTACTTCTACACAAGAAGTTATGGGAAGAACAACTCCAAAATATATATTAGGATTTACAACTAATTTATCTTATAAAGGGTTTAAATTAGGTGTTGTAATGGATTATAGAACAGGACATAAGTTTTATTCTGGGGCATTACAAGGATTTACATTTAATGGTTTAAATGTTGCTTCTGCAGGATTTGATAGATCACAACCTTATATTGTCCCTAATTCTGTTTATTGGGATGGAGCTAAGTATGTTCAAAATACGAGTATAGCAATATATCAAAGTAATTTAACAGCAGGTACAACAGATCCTCAAACTGCTTTACAGAATTATTTTGGTGGTTCTAGATATAATACTGTGGCGGATAATTTTGTTTTAGATGCTACAGCGTTTAAAGTAAGAGAGATTTCTTTAAGTTATACTTTCCCAGATTCTTTAACGGGGAGTAAAATTAAGAATTTGACTATAGGTGTCCACGCTCGTAATCCTTTCTACAAATTTGCAGATGAAAATAAAGGATATGGAGATCCTGAAACTGCGTTTGACCCTAGATATAGAGGGATTTCAAACGCTGGGCAATATCCTAATTTAAAAACTTTTGGAGGAAGTGTTTCTTTAACTTTTTAA